One region of Olleya sp. Hel_I_94 genomic DNA includes:
- the uvrB gene encoding excinuclease ABC subunit UvrB has protein sequence MKFKIKSEFKPTGDQPQAIKQLVGGLNGQDKYQTLLGVTGSGKTFTVANVIEETQKPTLVLAHNKTLAAQLYSEFKQFFPDNAVEYFVSYYDYYQPEAYIPTSGVYIEKDLSINEEIEKMRLSTTSSLLSGRRDVIVIASVSCLYGIGNPVEFQKNVISIEVDQQISRTKLLHQLVQSLYSRTEADFKHGNFRIKGDTVDIFPSYADDAFRIHFFGDEIEEIESFNIQTNEIVEKYDRLTIYPANMFVTSPDVLQNAIKSIQDDLVKQYDYFKEIGKHLEAKRLKERTEFDLEMIRELGYCSGIENYSRYLDGREPGTRPFCLLDYFPDDYLMVVDESHVTVSQVHAMYGGDRSRKENLVDYGFRLPAAMDNRPLKFEEFEALQNQVIYVSATPADYELQKTDGLYVEQVIRPTGLLDPIIEVRPSLNQIDDLIEEIQQRIEQDERTLVTTLTKRMAEELTKYLSRINIRVNYIHSDVDTLERVQIMQDLRKGIYDVLVGVNLLREGLDLPEVSLVAILDADKEGFLRSARSLTQTVGRAARNLNGKAIMYADKITNSMQKTIDETEYRREKQIAYNTKNKLVPMALNKSLDSALTQNSVSTYSYELEAARAAEPESEYLSKGDLEKKIREKRKMMEEAAKQLDFIIAAKLRDEIKMFQGKLEELKA, from the coding sequence ATGAAATTCAAAATCAAATCAGAGTTTAAACCCACAGGAGATCAACCTCAAGCAATCAAACAATTGGTTGGTGGATTAAATGGACAAGATAAATACCAAACGTTACTTGGTGTTACAGGTTCTGGTAAAACATTTACTGTTGCCAATGTTATTGAAGAAACACAAAAACCAACATTAGTTTTAGCACATAACAAAACATTAGCTGCACAGTTATACTCTGAGTTTAAACAGTTTTTTCCTGATAATGCTGTCGAGTATTTTGTGTCTTATTATGATTATTACCAACCTGAAGCTTACATACCAACTTCTGGTGTGTACATAGAAAAAGATTTATCTATCAACGAAGAGATAGAGAAAATGCGATTAAGCACAACCTCTTCCCTATTATCTGGACGTCGTGATGTAATTGTTATAGCTTCAGTATCTTGTTTATATGGTATTGGAAATCCAGTCGAGTTTCAGAAAAATGTTATTTCCATTGAAGTTGACCAACAAATTTCGCGCACCAAATTATTACATCAATTAGTACAAAGTTTATATTCACGTACGGAAGCTGATTTTAAACATGGAAATTTCAGAATAAAAGGAGATACAGTGGATATTTTTCCAAGTTATGCAGATGATGCATTTAGAATTCACTTTTTTGGAGATGAAATTGAAGAAATTGAATCCTTTAATATTCAAACAAACGAAATAGTTGAAAAATACGATAGACTAACAATCTATCCTGCAAATATGTTTGTAACCTCTCCTGACGTGTTACAAAATGCTATAAAATCTATACAAGACGATTTAGTTAAACAATACGATTACTTTAAAGAAATAGGAAAACACCTAGAAGCAAAACGATTAAAAGAACGTACCGAGTTTGATTTAGAAATGATACGCGAATTGGGTTATTGTTCTGGAATTGAAAACTACTCACGTTACCTTGATGGTCGTGAGCCTGGTACACGTCCTTTCTGTTTATTAGATTATTTTCCGGATGATTATTTGATGGTTGTTGACGAAAGTCACGTGACTGTATCACAAGTACACGCTATGTATGGTGGTGACCGAAGCAGAAAAGAAAACTTAGTCGATTACGGTTTTAGATTGCCTGCTGCAATGGACAACAGACCTTTAAAATTTGAAGAGTTTGAAGCCTTGCAAAATCAAGTAATTTATGTAAGTGCTACTCCAGCAGATTACGAGCTTCAAAAAACAGATGGACTTTATGTGGAGCAAGTGATACGTCCAACAGGTCTATTAGACCCTATAATTGAAGTTAGGCCTAGCTTAAATCAAATAGATGATTTAATTGAAGAAATACAACAGCGCATTGAACAAGACGAGCGTACTTTAGTTACCACTTTAACTAAACGTATGGCTGAAGAATTAACCAAATATTTAAGCCGAATCAATATTAGAGTGAACTACATACATAGTGATGTGGATACTTTAGAGCGTGTCCAAATCATGCAAGATTTACGTAAAGGTATTTATGATGTTTTGGTTGGTGTAAACCTACTACGTGAAGGTTTAGATTTACCAGAAGTCTCTTTAGTAGCTATTTTGGATGCGGATAAGGAAGGATTTTTAAGATCTGCAAGATCTTTAACCCAAACCGTTGGTCGTGCAGCACGAAACCTTAACGGAAAAGCAATTATGTATGCTGACAAAATAACTAACAGTATGCAAAAAACTATTGACGAAACCGAATATAGACGTGAAAAACAAATAGCCTACAATACAAAAAACAAATTAGTGCCTATGGCATTAAATAAAAGCTTAGATAGTGCTTTAACACAAAACTCTGTTAGTACTTATAGTTATGAGTTGGAAGCTGCACGTGCTGCAGAGCCTGAAAGCGAATATTTAAGTAAAGGTGATTTAGAAAAGAAAATTAGAGAAAAACGTAAAATGATGGAGGAAGCTGCCAAACAATTAGACTTTATTATTGCAGCTAAATTACGTGACGAAATTAAAATGTTTCAAGGTAAACTTGAAGAGTTGAAAGCCTAG
- a CDS encoding TerB family tellurite resistance protein, whose translation MPNRVEKLSLLSEMIAFAKSDDSIKSVEYNFLLAVAKQLEISREDFDYLINNPVNRMVLKSHSERIVQFHRMVLLMHVDQERTQQELAKLYNYGLRMGLNHESITKVLYLMEGFPDMMVPAEVLIDIFKVQYN comes from the coding sequence ATGCCTAACAGAGTAGAGAAGTTAAGTTTATTATCAGAAATGATTGCATTTGCGAAAAGTGATGACAGTATAAAATCTGTTGAATACAATTTTTTGTTAGCAGTTGCAAAACAGTTAGAAATCTCTAGAGAAGATTTTGATTACCTTATTAATAATCCTGTTAATAGAATGGTATTAAAATCGCATAGCGAGCGTATTGTTCAATTTCATAGAATGGTATTGTTAATGCATGTTGATCAAGAACGTACACAACAAGAGTTAGCTAAACTTTATAATTATGGATTGCGTATGGGATTAAACCATGAGTCCATTACTAAGGTATTATATCTAATGGAGGGCTTTCCGGATATGATGGTTCCTGCTGAGGTTTTGATAGATATCTTTAAAGTGCAGTATAATTAA
- a CDS encoding DUF1456 family protein, with product MTNNDIFKKLRVAHQLRDTDIVEILELVDFRITKTELSAFFRREDHPNYVECGDQILRNFLNGLVIHLRGPMPKKGEKPKGEVSAKAKTKTFNNKKNFNKPNTRPKRDDK from the coding sequence ATGACTAATAACGATATTTTTAAAAAACTAAGAGTTGCACATCAGTTAAGAGATACTGACATTGTAGAAATCTTAGAATTAGTAGACTTTAGAATTACAAAAACAGAGCTAAGTGCTTTTTTTAGAAGAGAAGACCATCCAAATTATGTAGAATGTGGTGATCAAATTTTACGAAATTTTTTAAATGGTTTAGTTATTCATTTAAGAGGTCCAATGCCTAAAAAAGGAGAAAAACCTAAAGGCGAAGTTTCAGCGAAAGCGAAAACAAAAACCTTTAACAATAAAAAGAATTTTAATAAGCCCAATACACGTCCTAAAAGAGACGATAAGTAA
- the sucC gene encoding ADP-forming succinate--CoA ligase subunit beta produces MNLHEYQGKELLSSFGVRIQRGIVAQNADEAVAAAKKLTEDTGTGWHVVKAQVHAGGRGKGGGVKLAKNLDAVKTIAGEIIGMDLVTPQTSAEGKRVHQVLICEDVYYPGDSEPEEYYMSVLLNRANGRNMIMYSTEGGMDIETVAEETPHLIFTEEIDPATGILPFQARKIAFNLGLSGAAFKDMTKFVTALYTAYDKSDSSLFEINPVLKTSDDKIMAVDAKVTIDDNALFRHKDLAAMRDLREENAIEVEAGEQGLNYVDLDGNVGCMVNGAGLAMATMDLIKQAGGEPANFLDVGGTADAARVEIAFELILRDPAVKAILINIFGGIVRCDRVAQGVIDAYKNMGNISVPIIVRLQGTNADIAKKLIDDSGLDVMSATEFQEAADKVQAVLA; encoded by the coding sequence ATGAATTTACACGAATATCAAGGAAAAGAATTATTAAGCAGCTTTGGCGTACGTATTCAACGTGGTATTGTTGCACAAAATGCTGATGAAGCGGTTGCTGCAGCTAAAAAATTAACTGAAGATACTGGAACAGGATGGCACGTTGTTAAAGCGCAAGTTCATGCTGGTGGACGTGGTAAAGGTGGTGGAGTTAAGTTGGCTAAAAACTTAGACGCAGTTAAAACTATCGCTGGAGAAATTATAGGAATGGATTTGGTAACACCTCAAACTTCAGCAGAAGGTAAGCGTGTGCACCAAGTATTAATATGTGAAGATGTATACTATCCTGGAGATTCTGAGCCAGAAGAATATTATATGTCAGTATTATTAAATAGAGCTAATGGACGTAACATGATTATGTATTCTACAGAAGGTGGAATGGATATTGAAACTGTTGCAGAAGAAACTCCGCATTTAATTTTTACAGAAGAAATTGATCCTGCAACTGGAATCTTACCTTTTCAAGCACGTAAAATTGCTTTTAACTTAGGGTTATCAGGAGCAGCGTTTAAAGACATGACTAAATTTGTAACAGCATTATACACTGCTTATGACAAGTCAGACTCTTCATTATTTGAAATCAACCCAGTTTTAAAAACTAGTGATGATAAAATAATGGCAGTTGATGCTAAAGTAACAATTGACGATAACGCATTATTTAGACATAAAGATTTAGCAGCAATGCGCGATTTACGTGAAGAAAATGCTATTGAAGTTGAAGCAGGAGAACAAGGACTTAACTATGTTGACCTTGACGGAAACGTAGGTTGTATGGTAAATGGTGCTGGTTTAGCAATGGCAACTATGGATTTAATTAAGCAAGCAGGTGGAGAGCCAGCTAACTTTTTAGACGTTGGTGGTACTGCAGATGCAGCAAGAGTAGAAATTGCTTTCGAGCTTATTTTAAGAGATCCAGCTGTTAAAGCAATTTTAATTAACATTTTTGGTGGTATCGTTCGTTGTGATCGTGTTGCTCAAGGTGTAATTGATGCTTACAAAAACATGGGTAACATTAGTGTACCAATTATCGTACGTTTACAAGGTACTAATGCAGATATCGCTAAAAAATTAATTGATGATTCTGGATTAGATGTAATGAGTGCTACAGAGTTCCAAGAAGCAGCAGACAAAGTACAAGCAGTATTAGCTTAA
- the lysA gene encoding diaminopimelate decarboxylase: MQNNQLLQIAKDFDSPIYIYDADKIAQQYNRLTSAFKSVKQLKINYAVKALSNISILKLMKQLGAGLDTVSIQEVQLGLAAGFKAQNIIFTPNGVSLHEIESVAKLGCQINIDNLSILEQFGTKYPNIPVCIRINPHVMAGGNTNISVGHIDSKFGISIHQIPHILRIVENTKMNINGIHMHTGSDILDIDVFLYASEILFDTAQHFKNLEFIDFGSGFKVPYKAGDIETNIEELGDKLSARFNQFCKDYGKPLTLAFEPGKFLVSEAGQFLVNVNVVKQTTSTVFAQVDSGFNHLIRPMLYGSQHEIRNISNPKGRERFYSVVGYICETDTFANNRRISEINEGDILAFSNAGAYCYSMASNYNSRYKPAEVLVYKGEAHLIRKRETFEDLIQNQIEIKFK, encoded by the coding sequence ATGCAAAACAATCAATTACTACAAATAGCTAAAGACTTTGATAGTCCTATATACATATACGATGCAGATAAAATCGCACAACAATATAATAGACTAACCTCTGCTTTTAAAAGTGTTAAACAATTAAAAATTAATTATGCTGTTAAAGCATTATCTAATATATCTATATTAAAGCTGATGAAACAACTAGGTGCAGGACTAGATACTGTGTCTATACAAGAGGTACAACTAGGTTTAGCTGCAGGTTTTAAAGCACAAAATATTATTTTTACTCCTAATGGTGTGTCCTTGCATGAAATAGAAAGTGTTGCCAAATTAGGTTGTCAAATCAATATTGATAATTTATCTATTTTAGAACAATTTGGTACTAAATATCCAAACATACCTGTTTGTATAAGAATAAATCCTCATGTGATGGCTGGCGGAAACACCAACATATCAGTAGGACATATTGATAGTAAATTTGGAATTTCTATACATCAAATACCACATATTTTAAGAATAGTTGAAAATACTAAAATGAATATTAATGGTATACACATGCACACAGGAAGCGATATTCTAGACATAGATGTGTTTTTATATGCTAGCGAAATATTGTTTGATACTGCACAACACTTTAAAAATTTAGAGTTTATAGATTTTGGATCTGGTTTTAAAGTCCCATATAAAGCTGGAGATATTGAAACAAATATTGAAGAGTTAGGAGACAAACTAAGTGCAAGGTTTAATCAGTTTTGTAAGGATTATGGCAAACCTTTAACCTTAGCTTTTGAGCCTGGAAAATTTTTAGTTAGTGAAGCTGGACAGTTTTTAGTTAACGTTAATGTTGTAAAACAAACAACATCTACTGTTTTTGCTCAAGTAGATAGCGGTTTTAACCACTTAATAAGACCAATGTTGTATGGTTCACAACATGAAATTAGAAATATCTCCAACCCTAAAGGTCGCGAGCGATTTTATAGTGTAGTAGGTTATATTTGTGAAACGGATACCTTTGCCAACAACAGACGCATTTCTGAAATTAACGAAGGCGACATATTAGCTTTTAGTAATGCTGGAGCTTACTGCTACTCTATGGCTAGTAATTACAACTCTAGATATAAACCTGCTGAAGTTTTAGTATATAAAGGCGAAGCACATTTAATAAGAAAACGCGAAACGTTTGAGGATCTTATACAAAATCAAATTGAGATTAAGTTTAAATAA
- a CDS encoding sensor histidine kinase translates to MQTDNNEILSDEILDKGFLNTIEDALAIGSWELNMLSNTLKWSSVTKKIHDVVANYVPNVDTAINFYKKGQHREKILDLFQKALQKGENFDDEFIIITSKGEEKWVRSIGHPKFKNGVCVALRGVFQDITQKTLQSKKTLIKEKEFRSLFDYSLTGMAKVSLTGGWLKVNNSICRILGYTESELLKLSFKDITYKEDLTIGNKELTLLLSGKSDNFTVNKRYLHKNGKVLYCNLSATIVRDDHGHPQHFIANINDISEIELSKNKISDLLSISSKQNDRLLNFARIVSHNLSSHGGNLEMLLTLKKEDYPENTKDEYFPLMQEAIGNLNETIENLNEVALYSALDKEALVPLNLLKYSNNAMSNITAATISNNVDVKILIDNNITVNAIPAYLDSILINFLTNAIKYRRQNVNPEITLKAYKTEVYTILKISDNGQGIDLDKHKDKLFGMYNVFHKHKDSRGLGLFIVKNQIDAIGGKIEVESIVDQGTTFTLYFKN, encoded by the coding sequence ATGCAAACTGATAATAACGAGATATTATCTGATGAAATCCTTGATAAAGGTTTTTTAAATACTATTGAAGATGCTCTAGCTATTGGATCCTGGGAATTAAATATGTTATCAAATACTTTAAAATGGAGTAGCGTAACAAAAAAAATCCATGATGTTGTTGCCAATTACGTCCCAAATGTTGATACTGCCATTAACTTTTATAAAAAAGGACAACATCGTGAGAAAATTTTAGACTTATTTCAAAAAGCCTTACAAAAAGGAGAAAATTTTGATGATGAGTTTATCATTATAACTTCAAAAGGAGAAGAAAAATGGGTAAGATCCATTGGACATCCTAAATTTAAAAATGGGGTTTGCGTTGCACTTAGAGGTGTTTTTCAGGATATTACACAAAAAACACTGCAATCAAAAAAAACGTTAATAAAAGAGAAAGAATTTAGATCGCTATTTGACTACTCTTTAACAGGAATGGCTAAAGTTAGCTTGACTGGTGGTTGGCTTAAAGTAAACAATAGCATTTGTAGAATATTAGGTTATACTGAATCAGAACTTTTAAAATTAAGTTTTAAAGACATCACATATAAAGAAGACCTCACAATAGGAAACAAGGAACTTACTTTACTTTTATCCGGAAAATCAGACAATTTTACAGTTAATAAAAGGTACCTTCATAAAAATGGGAAGGTTTTATATTGTAATTTATCAGCAACAATAGTAAGAGACGATCATGGACATCCTCAGCATTTTATAGCAAACATTAATGATATTTCTGAAATTGAACTTAGTAAAAATAAAATATCCGATTTATTATCTATTAGCTCTAAACAAAACGACAGGCTTTTAAACTTTGCTAGAATTGTTTCGCATAACTTAAGTTCACATGGTGGGAATTTAGAAATGTTGTTAACTTTAAAAAAGGAAGATTATCCTGAAAACACTAAAGATGAATATTTTCCTTTAATGCAAGAAGCCATAGGTAATCTAAATGAAACTATTGAAAACTTAAATGAAGTAGCATTGTATAGTGCTTTAGATAAGGAAGCTTTAGTACCACTAAACTTATTAAAATATAGTAACAATGCCATGTCTAACATTACAGCAGCTACTATATCCAACAATGTTGATGTTAAAATATTAATCGATAACAATATAACTGTTAATGCAATACCTGCTTACTTGGATAGCATTTTAATAAACTTTTTAACAAACGCAATTAAGTATAGAAGGCAAAATGTAAACCCTGAAATAACACTAAAAGCCTACAAAACTGAAGTATATACCATATTAAAAATTAGTGATAATGGTCAAGGTATTGATTTAGATAAACATAAGGACAAGCTATTTGGGATGTATAATGTTTTTCACAAGCATAAAGACTCTAGAGGATTAGGGTTATTTATAGTAAAAAATCAAATAGATGCAATTGGTGGTAAAATTGAAGTAGAAAGCATTGTAGATCAAGGCACTACTTTTACTTTATATTTTAAAAATTAA
- a CDS encoding glyoxalase/bleomycin resistance/extradiol dioxygenase family protein produces MTPILHQIHPILPVQNVLAALFFYTQKLGFEIAFADDSKDPKYVGIKRDHIEIHLIWKDEKEWDFTIDRPMLRIVTQHVDVLYQEYNFKNVFPKETEVIKSDWGTKEFSFYDLYNNGLTFYQNS; encoded by the coding sequence ATGACTCCAATTCTACATCAAATTCATCCTATACTTCCTGTTCAAAACGTATTAGCTGCTTTGTTTTTTTATACGCAAAAATTAGGTTTTGAAATCGCATTTGCAGACGATTCTAAAGATCCAAAATACGTAGGCATTAAAAGAGACCATATAGAAATACATCTAATATGGAAGGATGAAAAAGAGTGGGATTTTACTATTGACAGACCTATGTTGCGCATTGTTACACAGCATGTAGATGTTTTATATCAAGAATATAATTTTAAAAATGTGTTTCCTAAAGAGACTGAAGTTATAAAATCAGATTGGGGAACAAAAGAGTTTTCGTTTTATGATTTATATAACAATGGGTTAACCTTTTATCAAAACAGTTAG
- a CDS encoding M20/M25/M40 family metallo-hydrolase — protein MKKLTILLTLLVSINVLAQTDQDALKTIYSQSLTNGKAYQWLDYLSNQIGGRLSGSVNAEKAVQYTKSELEKLGLDKVWLQEVMVPKWERGAKEVAHFTSNNNKFEVNICALGGSVATANSGLEATVIEVKSFEELAALGDKVKGKIVFFNGAMNPELIHTFEAYGGCSKQRYAGAYEAGKLGAVGVIVRSLNLRQDDLPHTGSMGYMDLPNEQRVPSAAISTNDANKLSEALKKDANLKFYFKQNCKQFEDVLSYNVIGQITGSEFPEEIMVVGGHLDSWDLGDGSHDDGAGVVQSMDVIRLLKESGIKPKRTIRVVLFMNEENGLRGGKKYAEVALRHNENHVFALESDSGGFSPRGFSFDCSEAALNKVLSWESLFKPYLIHYFEKGYSGADIGPLKNDNIVLAGLRPDSQRYFDHHHAANDTFDAVNKRELELGAATMTSLVYLFDKYGTSNIPQVKEFKD, from the coding sequence ATGAAAAAACTAACAATTCTTCTAACACTTTTAGTGTCTATTAATGTTCTAGCACAAACAGACCAAGACGCATTAAAAACAATATATAGTCAGTCCTTAACCAATGGTAAAGCCTACCAATGGTTAGACTATTTATCAAATCAAATAGGAGGACGATTATCAGGATCTGTAAACGCAGAAAAAGCAGTACAATACACAAAATCCGAACTAGAAAAACTAGGATTAGATAAAGTATGGCTACAAGAAGTTATGGTTCCAAAATGGGAACGTGGCGCAAAAGAGGTAGCACATTTTACAAGTAATAACAACAAATTTGAAGTCAATATTTGTGCTTTAGGTGGCTCAGTAGCAACTGCCAATTCAGGGTTAGAAGCTACAGTAATAGAAGTAAAAAGTTTTGAAGAGCTTGCTGCACTTGGTGATAAAGTAAAAGGAAAAATTGTCTTTTTTAATGGTGCCATGAATCCAGAATTAATTCACACCTTCGAGGCTTATGGAGGATGCTCCAAACAACGTTATGCAGGAGCTTACGAAGCAGGAAAACTAGGAGCAGTTGGCGTAATTGTGCGTTCTCTTAATTTACGTCAAGACGATTTACCACACACAGGAAGTATGGGTTACATGGATTTGCCTAATGAGCAACGTGTACCATCTGCAGCAATAAGTACCAATGATGCTAATAAACTATCCGAAGCCCTAAAAAAAGATGCCAATCTAAAATTCTATTTTAAACAAAACTGTAAACAGTTTGAAGACGTTTTGTCATATAATGTTATAGGTCAAATTACTGGAAGCGAATTCCCTGAAGAAATTATGGTTGTTGGAGGTCACTTAGATTCATGGGATTTAGGAGATGGATCGCATGACGATGGAGCAGGAGTAGTACAATCTATGGATGTAATTAGATTATTAAAAGAAAGCGGAATTAAACCAAAACGTACCATTAGAGTTGTGTTATTTATGAATGAAGAGAATGGTTTGCGTGGCGGAAAAAAATACGCAGAAGTAGCATTGCGTCACAACGAAAATCATGTCTTTGCGTTAGAGAGTGACTCTGGAGGATTTTCACCTCGTGGTTTTAGTTTTGATTGTAGTGAAGCAGCATTAAACAAAGTATTAAGTTGGGAGTCTTTATTTAAACCATACTTAATTCACTATTTTGAAAAAGGATATAGTGGTGCAGACATTGGACCACTAAAAAACGATAACATTGTTTTGGCTGGCTTACGTCCAGACTCACAACGTTATTTTGATCATCATCATGCAGCAAACGATACGTTTGATGCAGTCAACAAACGTGAGTTAGAATTAGGTGCAGCTACCATGACAAGCTTAGTGTACCTATTTGATAAATACGGAACAAGTAATATCCCTCAGGTTAAAGAGTTTAAGGATTAA
- a CDS encoding PPK2 family polyphosphate kinase, which translates to MKDININDHKITSKIKLSDLPSKLDLKADKDTTEDALRKVRRQLGKLQDTMYAHGKYSVLVCLQGMDTSGKDSLIREVFKDFNARGVEVMSFKVPTELELKHDYLWRHYIKLPARGKFGVHNRTHYENVLVTRVHPEYILNEKLPFVNSIDDVNDVFWDQRFDQINNFEKHLTQNGTIIFKFFMNLSKDEQRNRLLRRLDKQEKNWKFSAGDLKERKLWDKYMDCYQDAINRTSKDNAPWYNIPADDKPTARLIVAQILYDTLKQYSDIKEPDLDDKTKANLHLYREQLNNE; encoded by the coding sequence ATGAAAGACATCAATATTAACGACCATAAAATCACTTCAAAAATAAAGCTAAGCGACCTACCAAGTAAGCTAGATTTAAAAGCAGACAAGGATACCACAGAGGACGCTTTGCGCAAAGTAAGACGCCAATTAGGTAAGCTACAAGACACCATGTATGCACACGGTAAATACTCGGTTTTAGTATGTTTACAAGGTATGGATACCTCAGGAAAAGACAGTTTAATACGCGAAGTTTTTAAAGATTTTAATGCAAGAGGTGTTGAGGTTATGAGCTTTAAAGTACCAACAGAATTAGAGCTTAAACACGATTATCTTTGGAGACACTATATAAAATTACCAGCTCGAGGTAAATTTGGAGTCCACAATCGCACACACTATGAAAACGTTTTGGTAACACGTGTACATCCAGAGTATATTTTAAACGAAAAACTACCATTTGTAAACAGTATTGACGATGTAAACGATGTCTTTTGGGACCAGCGTTTTGATCAAATCAATAACTTTGAAAAACACCTGACACAAAACGGTACAATAATTTTTAAATTTTTCATGAATTTGTCAAAAGACGAACAACGTAACAGATTATTACGTCGTTTGGACAAGCAAGAAAAAAACTGGAAATTCTCAGCAGGCGACTTAAAAGAGCGTAAGTTATGGGACAAATACATGGACTGTTATCAGGATGCAATAAACAGAACAAGCAAGGATAACGCACCATGGTACAACATTCCAGCAGACGATAAACCAACAGCACGATTAATTGTAGCTCAAATTTTGTATGACACTTTAAAACAATATTCAGACATAAAAGAGCCAGATTTGGATGACAAAACCAAAGCTAATCTGCATTTATACAGAGAGCAATTAAATAACGAATAG
- a CDS encoding sigma-54-dependent transcriptional regulator produces MPKILVIEDEAAIRRVLVKILSEENDKYELEEAEDGLVGIDKIRKNDYDLILCDIKMPKMDGVEVLEAVKKIKPEIPMVMISGHGDLDTAVNTMRLGAFDYISKPPDLNRLLNTVRHALDRKELVIENKILKKKVSKKYEMIGDSDAISQIKDIIDKVAPTDARVLITGPNGTGKELVAHWLHQKSDRAKGPMIEVNCAAIPSELIESELFGHVKGAFTSAAKDRAGKFEAANGGTIFLDEIGDMSLSAQAKVLRALQESRIQRVGSDKDIKVDVRIVAATNKDLKKEIEDGKFREDLYHRLAVILVKVPALNDRRDDIPLLINHFSAKIAEEQGTANKTFSKKAINLLKEYDWTGNIRELRNVVERLIILGGTEVSEQDVKLFASK; encoded by the coding sequence ATGCCAAAAATTTTAGTAATAGAGGATGAAGCAGCAATTAGAAGAGTATTGGTCAAAATCCTGTCAGAGGAAAATGATAAATATGAGCTAGAAGAAGCTGAAGACGGATTAGTAGGAATCGATAAAATTAGAAAAAACGATTACGATTTAATCCTATGTGATATTAAAATGCCTAAAATGGATGGTGTTGAGGTATTAGAGGCTGTCAAAAAAATAAAGCCAGAAATACCAATGGTCATGATTTCTGGACATGGAGATTTAGATACAGCAGTAAATACAATGCGTTTAGGTGCATTTGATTACATATCCAAGCCACCAGATTTAAATCGTTTACTAAATACAGTAAGACATGCTTTAGACAGAAAAGAGTTAGTTATTGAAAACAAAATTCTTAAAAAGAAAGTCAGCAAAAAATATGAAATGATAGGAGATAGCGACGCTATTTCTCAAATCAAAGACATTATAGACAAAGTTGCACCAACAGATGCTAGAGTCTTAATTACAGGTCCAAACGGAACAGGTAAAGAGCTAGTCGCACATTGGTTACACCAAAAAAGTGATCGTGCTAAAGGTCCAATGATAGAGGTCAACTGTGCGGCAATACCAAGCGAGCTGATAGAAAGCGAATTATTTGGACACGTCAAAGGTGCCTTTACAAGTGCAGCCAAAGACAGAGCAGGTAAATTTGAAGCAGCCAATGGTGGAACTATTTTTTTAGACGAGATTGGTGACATGAGCCTATCTGCACAAGCCAAAGTATTACGTGCTTTGCAGGAAAGTCGCATACAACGTGTAGGTAGTGATAAAGATATAAAAGTAGATGTGCGCATCGTAGCAGCAACAAATAAAGATCTAAAAAAGGAAATCGAAGACGGAAAATTCCGTGAAGATTTATATCACAGATTAGCAGTAATTTTAGTTAAAGTACCAGCATTAAATGACAGACGTGATGACATACCATTATTAATAAATCATTTTTCAGCTAAAATTGCCGAAGAGCAAGGCACAGCCAATAAGACATTTTCTAAAAAAGCAATCAATTTATTAAAAGAATATGATTGGACAGGAAACATTAGAGAGCTTCGTAACGTAGTCGAAAGATTAATAATTTTAGGAGGTACAGAAGTTAGTGAGCAAGATGTAAAACTTTTTGCAAGTAAATAA